One genomic segment of Fusobacterium nucleatum includes these proteins:
- a CDS encoding ABC transporter ATP-binding protein, with protein MKNILDIKNLSYSFGNNSILKDINIHVNENEMVAIVGSSGVGKSTLFNLIAGVLKKQTGEITINGSEDYIGKVAYMLQKDLLFEHKTIIDNVILPLIIAKVNKKEALEEGNKILKQFNLDKYANKYPQQLSGGMRQRVALIRTYMFKRNIFLLDEAFSALDAITKKELHKWYLDLKKEFNLTTLLITHDIEEAVFLSDRIYILGNKPGEIIGEIKIEINPNEDIDVQRLFYKKEILNIMNIE; from the coding sequence ATGAAAAATATATTAGATATTAAAAATTTATCTTATTCTTTTGGGAATAATTCTATTTTAAAAGATATAAATATTCATGTCAATGAAAATGAAATGGTTGCTATTGTTGGTAGTAGTGGGGTTGGAAAATCTACTCTTTTCAATTTAATTGCTGGTGTTTTGAAAAAACAGACAGGAGAAATTACTATCAATGGTAGTGAAGATTATATAGGTAAGGTTGCATATATGTTGCAAAAAGATTTACTTTTTGAACACAAAACTATAATTGACAATGTAATTTTACCTTTAATTATAGCAAAAGTTAATAAAAAAGAAGCACTTGAAGAAGGAAATAAAATTTTAAAACAATTTAATTTAGATAAGTATGCTAATAAATATCCACAACAATTAAGTGGAGGAATGAGACAAAGAGTAGCACTTATTAGGACCTATATGTTTAAAAGAAATATTTTTCTCTTAGATGAGGCCTTTTCTGCACTTGATGCTATTACTAAAAAAGAATTACATAAATGGTATCTTGATTTAAAAAAAGAATTTAATTTGACAACATTACTTATAACTCATGATATTGAAGAAGCTGTATTTTTAAGTGATAGAATTTATATCTTAGGAAATAAACCAGGAGAAATCATTGGAGAGATTAAAATTGAAATTAATCCTAATGAAGATATAGATGTTCAAAGATTATTTTATAAGAAAGAAATTTTAAATATTATGAATATTGAATAG
- a CDS encoding ABC transporter substrate-binding protein has product MKKIKYLLSVIFAIFMLVACGEKKEETKTEAPVELKKVDFLLDWVPNTNHTGLYVAKEKGYFAEEGIDLDIKQPANESTSDLVINNKAPMGVYFQDYMSSKLAKGAPITAIAAIIENNTSGIITNKKLNINSPKELAGHKYGTWDIPIELGMLQFIIEKDGGDFSKVELVPNTDDNSITPLSNGAFDAAPVYYAWDKIMGDSLGIETNFFYYKDYAPELNFYSPVIIANNDYLKDNKEEATKILRAIKKGYQYAMEHPEEAAEILIKYAPELENKKAMIIESQKYLATQYASNKDKWGYIDPARWNAFYNWLNEKVLTKNSIPENTGFSNDYLE; this is encoded by the coding sequence ATGAAAAAGATTAAGTATTTATTGTCTGTTATTTTTGCAATTTTTATGTTAGTTGCCTGTGGAGAAAAAAAGGAAGAAACTAAGACAGAGGCTCCTGTTGAATTAAAAAAAGTTGATTTTTTACTTGATTGGGTTCCTAATACTAATCACACTGGACTTTATGTTGCTAAAGAAAAAGGATATTTTGCAGAAGAAGGAATTGATTTAGATATTAAACAACCTGCTAATGAAAGTACATCTGATTTGGTTATCAATAATAAAGCACCTATGGGAGTTTACTTCCAAGATTATATGTCATCTAAATTAGCAAAGGGAGCTCCTATAACTGCCATTGCTGCTATCATAGAAAACAACACTTCTGGTATAATAACTAATAAAAAATTAAATATTAATAGTCCAAAAGAATTAGCAGGACATAAATATGGTACTTGGGATATTCCAATAGAACTTGGAATGTTACAATTTATTATAGAAAAAGATGGTGGAGATTTTTCAAAAGTTGAGCTTGTTCCTAACACCGATGATAACTCAATAACTCCTCTTTCAAATGGAGCTTTTGATGCAGCACCTGTTTACTATGCTTGGGATAAAATTATGGGAGATAGTTTAGGAATTGAAACTAATTTCTTTTACTATAAAGATTATGCTCCTGAATTAAATTTCTATTCACCTGTAATTATTGCTAACAATGATTATTTAAAAGATAATAAAGAAGAAGCTACAAAAATTTTAAGGGCTATTAAAAAAGGTTACCAATATGCTATGGAACATCCAGAAGAAGCAGCTGAAATTTTAATAAAATATGCTCCTGAACTTGAAAATAAAAAAGCTATGATTATAGAATCTCAAAAATATCTAGCTACTCAATATGCTAGCAATAAAGATAAATGGGGATATATAGATCCAGCTCGTTGGAACGCTTTTTATAACTGGTTAAATGAAAAAGTACTAACTAAAAATTCTATTCCTGAAAATACAGGTTTCTCAAATGACTACTTAGAATAA
- a CDS encoding ABC transporter permease yields MKNFISKHISFISIIILIVIWQVCGNLGLLPKFIFPTPLEIANAFVRDRALFLFHFKITMLEALIGLSLGIIIASLLAIIMDSFETINRIVYPLLIFTQTIPTIALAPILVLWLGYDMTPKIVLIVINTTFPIVISILDGFRHCDKDAIQLLKLMNASRWQILYHVKIPTALTYFYAGLRVSVSYAFISAVVSEWLGGFEGLGVFMIRAKKAFDYDTMFAIIILVSAISLISMELVKRSEKKFIKWKYLEEEENEKD; encoded by the coding sequence ATGAAAAACTTTATTAGTAAACATATAAGTTTTATTAGTATTATAATTTTAATAGTCATTTGGCAAGTTTGTGGAAATTTGGGTTTACTTCCAAAATTTATTTTTCCAACTCCATTAGAAATTGCTAATGCCTTTGTACGAGATAGAGCCTTATTTTTATTTCATTTTAAAATAACTATGCTTGAAGCTCTTATAGGACTTAGTTTAGGAATTATAATTGCAAGTCTTTTAGCAATAATTATGGATAGTTTTGAAACAATAAATAGAATAGTTTATCCTCTTCTAATTTTTACACAGACTATACCAACAATAGCTCTTGCTCCAATACTTGTACTTTGGCTTGGTTATGATATGACACCAAAAATTGTTTTGATAGTTATAAATACAACCTTTCCTATTGTCATAAGTATACTTGATGGTTTTAGACATTGTGATAAAGATGCTATCCAACTTTTAAAACTGATGAATGCAAGTAGATGGCAAATCCTTTATCATGTAAAAATTCCAACTGCTCTTACATATTTTTATGCAGGTTTAAGAGTAAGTGTTTCTTATGCTTTTATTTCAGCTGTTGTATCAGAGTGGCTTGGGGGCTTTGAGGGGCTTGGTGTTTTTATGATAAGAGCAAAAAAAGCCTTTGATTATGACACTATGTTTGCAATAATAATTTTAGTTTCAGCTATAAGTTTAATCAGTATGGAACTTGTAAAAAGAAGTGAAAAGAAATTTATAAAATGGAAATATTTGGAGGAGGAAGAAAATGAAAAAGATTAA
- the ctlX gene encoding citrulline utilization hydrolase CtlX: MKKNITNKILMVRPVSFAFNEETAVNNHYQKKDNKPIQEIQNNALTEFDNMVEKLKKMGIDVKVMQDTKEPHTPDSIFPNNWFSTHYSNTVVLYPMFAENRRLERTDNLYDYFDETDNLNVVDYSNLENENIFLEGTGSLVLDRKNKKAYCSLSERANEKLLDIFCKDAGYKKIAFHSYQTVDEKRKPIYHTNVMMAMGENYAILCADSIDNLKERENVIKELENDGKEIVYISEYQVEHFLGNAIELINNENVKICVMSATAYSVLTDEQKNIIEKYDVIVPVDVHTIERYGGGSARCMIAELFV, from the coding sequence ATGAAAAAAAATATCACAAATAAAATATTAATGGTAAGACCTGTTTCCTTTGCTTTTAATGAAGAAACAGCAGTGAATAACCATTATCAAAAGAAAGATAATAAACCTATACAAGAAATTCAAAATAATGCTCTAACTGAATTTGACAATATGGTTGAAAAATTAAAAAAAATGGGTATAGATGTTAAGGTTATGCAAGATACAAAAGAGCCACACACACCTGACAGTATATTCCCTAATAACTGGTTTTCAACTCATTATTCTAATACAGTTGTTCTCTATCCTATGTTTGCAGAAAATAGAAGACTTGAAAGAACTGATAATCTATATGATTATTTTGATGAAACTGACAATTTAAATGTTGTAGATTATTCTAACTTAGAAAATGAAAATATTTTTCTTGAAGGGACAGGCTCTCTTGTTTTGGATAGAAAAAATAAAAAAGCATATTGCTCACTATCTGAAAGAGCAAACGAAAAACTTTTAGATATTTTCTGTAAGGATGCAGGCTATAAAAAAATAGCTTTTCATTCTTACCAAACTGTTGATGAAAAAAGAAAACCTATATATCATACAAATGTTATGATGGCTATGGGAGAAAATTATGCTATCTTATGTGCAGATAGTATTGACAACTTAAAAGAAAGAGAAAATGTTATAAAAGAATTAGAAAATGATGGCAAAGAAATTGTCTATATAAGTGAATATCAAGTTGAACATTTTTTAGGAAATGCAATAGAACTTATCAATAATGAAAATGTAAAAATTTGTGTTATGTCTGCAACTGCTTATTCTGTACTTACTGATGAACAAAAAAATATAATTGAAAAATATGATGTTATTGTTCCAGTAGATGTACACACTATTGAAAGATATGGTGGTGGTTCTGCTAGATGTATGATAGCAGAATTATTTGTTTAA
- the thyA gene encoding thymidylate synthase, whose amino-acid sequence MKARFDKIYKDIVDTIAEKGIWSEGNVRTKYADGTPAHYKSYIGYQFRLDNSDDEAHLITSRFAPSKAPIRELYWIWILQSNNVDVLNELGCKFWDEWKMQDGTIGKAYGYQIAQETFGQKSQLHYVINELKKNPNSRRIMTEIWVPNELSEMALTPCVHLTQWSVIGNKLYLEVRQRSCDVALGLVANVFQYSVLHKLVALECGLEAAEIIWNIHNVHIYDRHYDKLIKQVSGETFEPAKIKINNFKSIFDFKPDDIEIIDYKYGEKVNYEVAI is encoded by the coding sequence ATGAAAGCTAGGTTTGATAAGATATATAAAGATATAGTTGACACAATAGCAGAAAAAGGAATTTGGAGTGAAGGGAATGTTAGAACAAAATATGCAGATGGAACACCTGCACATTATAAAAGTTATATAGGCTACCAATTTAGACTTGATAATTCAGATGATGAAGCACACTTAATAACTTCAAGATTTGCACCAAGTAAAGCCCCAATAAGAGAATTATATTGGATATGGATATTACAATCAAATAATGTTGATGTTTTAAATGAGTTAGGTTGTAAGTTTTGGGATGAATGGAAGATGCAAGATGGAACTATTGGAAAGGCTTATGGTTATCAAATAGCTCAAGAAACTTTTGGGCAAAAATCTCAACTTCATTATGTAATAAATGAATTGAAAAAAAATCCTAACAGTAGAAGAATTATGACAGAAATTTGGGTTCCTAATGAGCTTTCAGAAATGGCACTAACACCTTGTGTACATTTAACTCAATGGTCAGTAATTGGAAATAAATTGTATTTAGAAGTTAGACAAAGAAGTTGTGATGTAGCATTGGGCTTAGTTGCTAATGTATTTCAATATTCAGTTTTACATAAATTAGTAGCACTTGAATGTGGACTTGAAGCAGCAGAAATAATTTGGAATATACATAATGTACATATCTACGATAGACATTATGATAAATTAATAAAACAAGTTAGTGGTGAAACATTTGAGCCTGCAAAAATAAAAATAAATAATTTTAAATCAATATTTGATTTTAAACCTGATGATATAGAAATAATTGATTATAAGTATGGGGAAAAAGTTAACTATGAGGTGGCTATTTAA
- a CDS encoding dihydrofolate reductase family protein, protein MEKKYYKNLKMIVCVGKDNLIGDRTPDENSNGMLWHIKEELMYFKSKTVGNTVLFGGTTAKYVPIELMKKNREVITLHRNMDIPKLIEDLTLENKTIFIAGGYSIYKYFLDNFEIDEIFFSKIKDGVKVKKAVEPLYLRNIEDYGYKIVDKKDYEEFTAYTYKK, encoded by the coding sequence ATGGAGAAAAAATACTATAAGAATTTAAAAATGATAGTTTGTGTTGGAAAAGATAATTTAATTGGAGACAGAACCCCTGATGAAAATAGTAATGGTATGTTATGGCATATAAAAGAAGAACTTATGTATTTTAAAAGTAAAACTGTTGGAAATACTGTTCTATTTGGAGGGACAACTGCAAAATATGTTCCTATTGAGCTTATGAAAAAAAATAGAGAAGTAATAACTCTTCATAGAAATATGGATATACCAAAGTTAATTGAAGATTTAACTTTAGAAAACAAGACTATTTTTATTGCAGGAGGATATAGTATATATAAATATTTTTTAGATAATTTTGAAATTGATGAGATTTTCTTTTCAAAAATAAAAGATGGTGTAAAAGTTAAAAAAGCAGTTGAACCTTTGTATCTTCGAAATATTGAAGATTATGGATATAAGATAGTAGATAAAAAAGATTATGAAGAATTTACAGCTTATACATATAAAAAATAG
- the trkA gene encoding Trk system potassium transporter TrkA, which translates to MKIVIVGAGKVGELLCHDLSLEGNDIILIEQNVKILEKILANNDIMGFVGSGVSYDVQMEAEVPKADVFIAVTEKDEINIISSVIAKKLGAKYTIARVRSTDYSSQFNFMTESLGIDLVINPELEAAKDIKQNIDFPEALNVENFLDGRLKLVEFHIDKDSILDSVSLFDFKQKFFPNLLVCIIKRGEEVIIPSGNSFIKGNDRIYVTGSNSEIIKFQDILGKDRRKIKSAFIIGAGIISHYLAQELLKDKIAVKIVEINPKKANKFSECLPEATIINADGSNEDVLKEENFQNYDSCISITGIDEINMFISIYAKKIGIKKIITKLNKLSFVDILGENSFQSIITPKKIIADNIVRVVRSIANKKKNLIENFYRLENNTVEAIEILVNSDSKINNIPLKDLKIKKNLIIAYIVRNNVAIFPKGTDVIKEGDRVIIITTESFFDDINNIIEE; encoded by the coding sequence ATGAAAATAGTAATTGTAGGGGCAGGAAAAGTTGGAGAATTACTTTGTCATGATTTATCATTAGAGGGAAATGACATAATTTTGATTGAACAAAATGTAAAAATACTTGAAAAAATTCTAGCTAATAATGATATTATGGGATTTGTTGGTAGTGGAGTGAGTTATGATGTACAGATGGAAGCAGAAGTCCCAAAAGCTGATGTCTTTATAGCTGTTACTGAGAAAGATGAGATAAATATAATATCATCAGTTATAGCAAAAAAATTAGGAGCAAAATATACTATTGCTAGAGTTAGAAGTACAGATTATTCATCACAATTTAATTTTATGACTGAATCATTAGGAATAGATTTGGTTATAAATCCAGAACTTGAAGCAGCAAAGGATATAAAACAAAATATAGATTTCCCAGAAGCATTAAATGTTGAAAATTTTTTAGATGGAAGATTAAAACTTGTTGAATTTCATATTGATAAAGATTCAATTTTAGATAGTGTTTCACTTTTTGATTTTAAACAAAAATTCTTCCCTAATTTATTAGTTTGTATAATAAAAAGAGGAGAAGAAGTGATTATACCATCTGGAAATAGTTTTATTAAAGGTAATGACAGAATTTATGTAACTGGAAGTAATAGTGAGATTATTAAATTTCAAGATATACTTGGAAAAGACAGAAGAAAAATAAAATCTGCTTTTATAATAGGAGCTGGAATAATCAGTCATTATCTAGCACAAGAACTTTTAAAAGATAAGATAGCTGTAAAAATAGTTGAAATTAATCCCAAAAAAGCAAATAAATTTAGCGAATGTCTGCCAGAAGCAACAATTATTAATGCTGATGGAAGTAATGAAGATGTATTAAAAGAAGAAAATTTCCAAAATTATGATTCTTGTATATCTATAACAGGAATAGATGAAATTAATATGTTTATTTCAATTTATGCTAAAAAAATAGGAATAAAAAAGATTATTACTAAGCTAAATAAATTATCTTTTGTTGATATATTGGGAGAAAATAGTTTTCAATCTATAATAACTCCTAAAAAGATAATAGCTGATAATATAGTTAGAGTTGTTCGTTCCATTGCTAATAAAAAGAAAAATTTAATAGAAAATTTTTATAGACTTGAAAATAACACAGTTGAAGCAATAGAAATTTTGGTAAATTCTGATAGTAAGATAAATAATATTCCACTAAAAGATTTAAAAATTAAGAAAAATTTAATAATAGCATATATAGTTAGAAATAATGTTGCAATTTTCCCAAAAGGTACAGATGTCATAAAAGAGGGGGATAGAGTAATAATAATTACAACAGAAAGTTTCTTTGATGATATTAATAATATTATTGAAGAATAA
- a CDS encoding CCA tRNA nucleotidyltransferase produces MNKISINNFSDVEIEILNKLNEYGKGYIVGGAIRDILLDLKPKDVDFTTNLPYETLKKLFSEYNPKETGKSFGVLRIRIDDIDYEIAKFREDNYEEKDGLKIIPEEKKVSFVDDIKNDLARRDFTINAMAYNEVEGIVDLYNGQKDIENKVINFVGNAEERIIEDPLRVLRAFRFMSRLDFSLSENTVEAIKKQKNLLKNIPEERITMEFSKLLLGENIRNTLILMKDTGVLELIIPEFKATYDFNQCNPHHNLDLFNHIISVVSKVPADLELKYSALLHDIAKPVVQTFDEKGIAHYKTHEIVGADMARDILTRLKLPVKLIDTVAEIIKKHMVLYKDVTDKKFNKLLSEMGYDNLWRLIEHCIADNESKNEEVVSTENDLHERLKRAVEKQMQITVNDLAVNGKDLIELGFAGTEIGKVKEELLDKYLSEEIQNEKEEMLNYVKEKYKK; encoded by the coding sequence ATGAATAAAATTTCTATAAATAATTTTAGTGATGTAGAAATAGAAATATTAAATAAATTAAATGAATATGGCAAAGGTTATATAGTAGGAGGAGCAATAAGAGATATTTTACTTGATTTAAAGCCAAAAGATGTTGATTTTACAACAAATCTTCCTTATGAAACTTTAAAAAAATTATTCAGTGAGTATAATCCAAAAGAAACAGGGAAATCTTTTGGGGTTTTAAGAATAAGAATAGATGATATAGACTATGAAATAGCAAAATTTAGAGAAGATAACTATGAAGAAAAAGATGGATTGAAAATAATTCCAGAAGAAAAAAAAGTTAGCTTTGTAGATGATATAAAAAATGATTTAGCAAGAAGAGATTTTACAATAAATGCTATGGCATATAATGAAGTAGAAGGAATAGTTGATTTATATAATGGACAAAAAGATATAGAAAATAAAGTGATAAATTTTGTTGGAAATGCAGAAGAAAGAATAATAGAAGACCCTCTTCGTGTATTGAGAGCTTTCAGATTTATGTCAAGACTTGATTTTTCTCTATCTGAAAATACTGTTGAAGCAATAAAAAAACAAAAAAATTTACTTAAAAATATTCCAGAGGAAAGAATTACTATGGAATTTAGTAAATTATTGTTAGGAGAAAATATAAGAAATACCTTGATTTTAATGAAGGATACAGGGGTATTAGAGCTTATAATTCCTGAATTTAAAGCAACTTATGATTTTAACCAATGCAATCCACATCATAATTTAGATTTATTCAATCATATTATAAGTGTTGTAAGTAAAGTTCCTGCTGATTTAGAGTTAAAATATTCAGCTCTTTTACATGATATTGCAAAGCCTGTTGTTCAAACTTTTGATGAAAAAGGCATAGCACACTATAAAACTCATGAAATAGTTGGGGCTGATATGGCAAGAGATATCCTAACTAGATTAAAGTTACCAGTAAAATTAATAGATACTGTGGCAGAAATTATAAAAAAACATATGGTTTTGTATAAAGATGTTACAGATAAGAAATTTAACAAGTTATTATCTGAAATGGGTTATGATAATCTATGGAGATTGATTGAGCATTGCATTGCAGATAATGAGTCAAAAAATGAGGAAGTTGTGAGTACAGAAAATGATTTACATGAGAGATTGAAAAGAGCAGTAGAAAAACAAATGCAAATAACGGTCAATGATTTAGCTGTAAATGGAAAAGATTTAATAGAATTAGGTTTTGCAGGAACAGAAATTGGAAAAGTTAAGGAAGAGTTATTGGATAAGTACTTATCAGAAGAAATTCAAAATGAAAAAGAAGAAATGCTGAATTATGTGAAAGAAAAATATAAGAAATAG